Below is a genomic region from Terriglobales bacterium.
CAGCGGCGCTACTGGGAAATTTTTGAGCAGTTGCGCAGTGAGATCGGCTACGCCGATTACCTGGGGGCGCTGCAACGCTATCGCATCGAACACCCGCGAGATCCGGGATTGCTGACGGTCTCACATTTCATGCTGCATTATCCGTTTGCTACCCGCCTTTATCCGGATTCACTTGACGCGGTGGAGCACGTTAAGCAGTGGGGAAAAGCCGTTGTTCTGTCCGATGGAGATGTTGTTTTTCAACCTCACAAGGTAGAAGGCTCAGGAATTTCTGAAGCTGTGGATGGAAATGTCCTTATTTACATCCACAAAGAGCAGGAATTGGACGATGTTGAATGCCGCTTTCCCGCCGATCACTACGTACTCATAGATGACAAGCTGCGTATTCTGACCGCGGTCAAGAAAATCTGGGGACCGAAAGTTACGACAGTTTTTCCCAAACAGGGACATTATGCCCATGACCCACAAGTGCTGGCCACTCTTCCGCCGGCAGATATCAGCATTGATCGCATCGGGGACCTGCTGAAGTACGATTTGAAAAGCTTGAAATTATCGTGAGGAAATTCTGGCGGAGAGGGAGGGATTTGAACCCCCGATACCCTTCCGGGTATGTCCGCTTTCGAG
It encodes:
- a CDS encoding HAD family hydrolase; translated protein: MAANNTIVFLFDVDNTLLDNDRVTADLKRHLECHVGLERQRRYWEIFEQLRSEIGYADYLGALQRYRIEHPRDPGLLTVSHFMLHYPFATRLYPDSLDAVEHVKQWGKAVVLSDGDVVFQPHKVEGSGISEAVDGNVLIYIHKEQELDDVECRFPADHYVLIDDKLRILTAVKKIWGPKVTTVFPKQGHYAHDPQVLATLPPADISIDRIGDLLKYDLKSLKLS